The stretch of DNA GATGTCTTTCGACTCCGTTACACCAATGGCAAGCTCACCACCCAGGCCCTTCCTCTCCTGCCGCAGCCTTGCGCCTTCATGGCCGGTGCGGAAATGGACGGCATCCTTTACGTCGCAGGCGGCATCTCCACACCTACGGCAACCACAGCCCTGAGCACGCTCTGGGCTTTGGACCTGAAACAGGTGGACAAGGGCTGGAAAGAACTTCCCCCCTGCCCCGGACCGGCACGAATCCTTGCCACCATGGCCGCCCATGACGGCGTGCTTTATTTCATCAGCGGAGCGTCCCTCAAAGCTGATGCTGACGGCAAACCTGCCCGCGAATGGCTCAGCGATGCATGGAGCTACCGGCCTAACCAGGGATGGAAAAAAATCGCCGACATCCCGCGTGTAGCTGTGGCCGCTCCCAGCCCTGCTCCTGTCATGGATGATCATATCCTCATCCTGGGCGGTGACGACGGGGTCAATGTCAACTTTGAGCCCAAGGACAAACATCCCGGCTTCCCGCGCGAAATCCTCACCTACCATCCCGGCAGCGACAGTTGGGGAGGAATTGGCGATCTGCCTTTTTCCCTGGTCACCACCCCCGCTGTTGAGTGGCATGGGCGCATCATCATCGCCGGAGGCGAGGCCCGGCCAGGTAAAAGATCCCCGGAAGTCTGGAGCGGAAAACCCGTGATCCCCTGATCTGTTCAGGACGCAAACTCCACCACCACGGCGGTGCAGTTGTCCTTGCCTGATTCAGCCACCGCACGTTCCACGATTTTAAATGCCTTGGGCTGATCCCCCGGTGTCGAAAGATATTCGGCGATGCGGTTGTCCCAAAGTCCGTCCATAACACCGTCACTGCACAGCAAAAACTTATCACCCGGATGACAGCTCACCGCACCAAAGTGCGGGTTGAGTATCTGGTGGCCGGCCCCAAGCGCCTGGTTCAGCACATTTCGTCCCGGATGGTTGCGCGCCTCCCGCTCATTCAGCTTACCCTGGCGGCGAAGCCAGCCCACATAGCTGTGATCCTGCGTGACCTGCATCATCCCGCCTTCTTTGGGCAGATAATAAATCCGGCTGTCGCCGATGTGGCCAAAGTGCATCCAGCCAGGTGAAAAGCAGGCCATGCTCAGCGTCGCGCCCATGCCGGAGCATTCTGCATAGGACCTGCCCATCCGGTTCAGCTCCTCATGCACGTGGCTGAAAATTTCTTCCAGCGCATCATTCACGCCACCTGCCAGCCTTTGCGCCGCCAACCGGTAAACTTTTGGCATCAATCGCGTAATGCGTGCCACCGCCGTGCGGCTGGCAAATTCCCCCGCATTCGCCCCGCCCATGCCATCGCTGACGGCAAAGACAAAGTCGCTGTGATCCAGTGTGGATTCCCCCACTTTGCCCAGATAGCGTACCTCCTGGGCATCATACGCCAGGGCCAGAAAGGCATCTTCGTTGTTTTTGCGCACACGGCCGACATGGGTCATGCCGGACCAGGAAAGGGAGGTAGGGTGGCCGTCGGGAGTCACAGGGTTGGGAAGGCAGAGTCTGCTACGGAATATGCAGATTGGCAATGCTTTGCAATGGGGGCAGAAAGCGGCTCCTCACCACCCGCGCGGCCCCTGCTCATCCGGGTCTGGCTCCGGCGGCGGCGGCCCCAGGTCCGGCTGGTCCAGGATGGTAGCAAACTCAAAATCAATCAGGCAAAACCGTCCCAGCTGCGGGCTGTAGGTGACATTCCGTGTGTAGGGGTCCTCATGCCGTACGCCGTACTGCTCCAGTTCAGCATAGAGCTGACGCAAGCGGTCCTCCGTCAGGTGGTCCACGCGGCTGCCGCAGTTGGAGGTTACCAGATGCAGTTTTTCAGGGTCCGTTTCCAGCACCTTCGGCACAAATTTGCAGCCCTGCTTCTCCAGATAATTCAAGACTCGCACCTCATGTTCAAAGCGCTCCTTGGCCATGTGCCCCCGGAAAGTTTTGTGCACACGCCCGTCGTATCCCAGGCGGACCAGTGCCCGTGCGGTATTTTTTGCTTCCACCATGGGGCAATTAAACCCGGCCTGGCAGTAGTCGCAACAGGCGCTGGTCTTCATTTTCAGGGTGAGTTTTTTGCATTTGGGCTAAAAAATGATTTCTGTTCTGGCATATTCCATGCTTCATCCACTCGCGCGGCTCGAAGCGAAGATTCTCCCTTTCTTTCCCTCGGCCCCAACACATACAAGTCGAACACCACAACCATGGCCAAATACAAACTCGAATACATCTGGCTCGACGGCTATACGCCCGTGCCAAATCTGCGCAGCAAGACCCAGATCAAAGAATACGCCAGCTTCCCCGCCTTGGAAGAACTCCCTCTTTGGGGCTTTGACGGCAGCTCCACCCAGCAGGCCGAAGGCCGCAGCTCTGACTGCGTGCTGAAGCCCGTCGCGGTGTTCCCGGATACGACCCGCAAAAACGGTGTTCTGGTCATGTGCGAAGTCATGATGCCTGATGGCGTGACTCCCCATCCTTCCAACTCCCGCGCCACCATCCTGGACGATCCGGGCGCCTGGTTTGGTTTTGAGCAGGAATACTTCCTCTACCAGGACGGCCGCCCCCTTGGCTTTCCCGAAAACGGCTACCCGGCTCCCCAGGGCCCTTACTACACCGGCGTCGGCTACAAAAACGTCGGCGATGTCGCCCGCCAGATCGTCGAAGAACACCTCGACCTCTGCCTGGACGCCGGCATCAACCACGAAGGCATCAATGCCGAAGTGGCCAAAGGCCAGTGGGAATTCCAGATCTTCGGCAAAGGCTCCAAGAAGTGCGCCGATCAGATGTGGGTGGCGCGTTATATCCTCATCCGCCTGTGCGAGAAATACGGCATTGACGTCGAATTCCACTGCAAGCCCCTCGGCAACACCGACTGGAATGGCTCCGGCATGCACGCCAACTTCTCCACGGACTATCTCCGTGACGTCGGCGGCAAGGAATACTTCGAAGCCCTCATGGCCGCTTTCGCCAAGAACCTCAACGAGCACATCGCCGTTTATGGTCCGGACAACCACATGCGCCTCACCGGTCTGCATGAGACCCAGTCCATCGACAAGTTCACCTACGGCATCGCTGACCGCGGTTCATCCGTCCGTGTGCCCCATAGCTTCATCAAAAATGACTACAAGGGCTACCTGGAAGACCGCCGTCCGAACTCCCAGGGCGATCCCTACGCCATCGCTTCCCGCATTCTGGCCAC from Prosthecobacter sp. SYSU 5D2 encodes:
- a CDS encoding protein phosphatase 2C domain-containing protein encodes the protein MTPDGHPTSLSWSGMTHVGRVRKNNEDAFLALAYDAQEVRYLGKVGESTLDHSDFVFAVSDGMGGANAGEFASRTAVARITRLMPKVYRLAAQRLAGGVNDALEEIFSHVHEELNRMGRSYAECSGMGATLSMACFSPGWMHFGHIGDSRIYYLPKEGGMMQVTQDHSYVGWLRRQGKLNEREARNHPGRNVLNQALGAGHQILNPHFGAVSCHPGDKFLLCSDGVMDGLWDNRIAEYLSTPGDQPKAFKIVERAVAESGKDNCTAVVVEFAS
- a CDS encoding glutamine synthetase beta-grasp domain-containing protein; amino-acid sequence: MAKYKLEYIWLDGYTPVPNLRSKTQIKEYASFPALEELPLWGFDGSSTQQAEGRSSDCVLKPVAVFPDTTRKNGVLVMCEVMMPDGVTPHPSNSRATILDDPGAWFGFEQEYFLYQDGRPLGFPENGYPAPQGPYYTGVGYKNVGDVARQIVEEHLDLCLDAGINHEGINAEVAKGQWEFQIFGKGSKKCADQMWVARYILIRLCEKYGIDVEFHCKPLGNTDWNGSGMHANFSTDYLRDVGGKEYFEALMAAFAKNLNEHIAVYGPDNHMRLTGLHETQSIDKFTYGIADRGSSVRVPHSFIKNDYKGYLEDRRPNSQGDPYAIASRILATIAEVPKP
- a CDS encoding serine/threonine protein phosphatase; the protein is MVEAKNTARALVRLGYDGRVHKTFRGHMAKERFEHEVRVLNYLEKQGCKFVPKVLETDPEKLHLVTSNCGSRVDHLTEDRLRQLYAELEQYGVRHEDPYTRNVTYSPQLGRFCLIDFEFATILDQPDLGPPPPEPDPDEQGPRGW
- a CDS encoding galactose oxidase, whose product is MLTLPTVAQDDWTSLPALPDTEGFAGSFAGVAGGALLVAGGTNFPDKRPWEGGTKVWYDTVYALGQPDGKWKKAGRLPKPNGYGVSITTPDGLACIGGGDLESNFRDVFRLRYTNGKLTTQALPLLPQPCAFMAGAEMDGILYVAGGISTPTATTALSTLWALDLKQVDKGWKELPPCPGPARILATMAAHDGVLYFISGASLKADADGKPAREWLSDAWSYRPNQGWKKIADIPRVAVAAPSPAPVMDDHILILGGDDGVNVNFEPKDKHPGFPREILTYHPGSDSWGGIGDLPFSLVTTPAVEWHGRIIIAGGEARPGKRSPEVWSGKPVIP